A genomic window from Vitis riparia cultivar Riparia Gloire de Montpellier isolate 1030 chromosome 18, EGFV_Vit.rip_1.0, whole genome shotgun sequence includes:
- the LOC117907208 gene encoding laccase-15-like — MWLIMKVFLLQILVFQLFGGDIHCQASIRRHTFVVREASYTRLCSTKDILTVNGQFPGPTIHAMKGEMIIVDVYNRGKENVTIHWHGVNMPRYPWTDGPEYITQCPIQPGSKFSQKIILSSEEGTLWWHAHSDWTRATVHGAIIIYPKKGTKYPFHKPNAEFLIILGQWWKSDVNAVRDEVLAIGADVNASNSLLINGQPGDLLPCSKSGTFKLTVDHGKTYLLRIINAALHEPLFFSVAKHKMTVVGTDGSYTKPLTQNYITIFPGQTFDVLLEANQRPDHYYMAAITYSEAPTGFNIYDNTTTTAIVQYRGYYTPSSPPFLPHLPAYNDTNASLQVMAGLRSLADAEHPCNVPLSTSTNLFYTVSLNSFPCINDSCSGVNGTRSASSINNISFHTPTIDILEAYYYNISGVYGDKFPSVPPLVFNFTYDYLPLLYQLPSIGTEVRVLEYNSTVEIVFQGTNLVGGTNHPIHLHGHSFYVVGWGSGNFDENRDPLRYNLVDPPYQNTIYVPRNGWAAIRFEASNPGVWFMHCHIERHLSWGMETAFIVKNGKHPEAQMLPPPSDMPPC, encoded by the exons ATGTGGCTGATCATGAAGGTTTTCCTCTTGCAAATTTTAGTGTTTCAACTTTTTGGTGGTGACATCCATTGCCAAGCTTCAATCCGTCGGCATACTTTTGTG GTGAGGGAAGCTTCATATACAAGGCTTTGTAGCACCAAGGACATCTTAACAGTAAATGGACAATTTCCGGGACCAACTATACATGCTATGAAAGGAGAGATGATCATTGTCGACGTTTATAataggggaaaagaaaatgtcaCCATTCACTG GCATGGGGTGAACATGCCTAGATATCCATGGACAGATGGTCCTGAGTATATCACACAATGCCCAATTCAGCCAGGGTCAAAGTTTAGTCAAAAGATCATCCTTTCCTCTGAGGAAGGTACTTTATGGTGGCATGCTCATAGTGACTGGACCCGAGCCACTGTTCATGGAGCTATAATTATCTATCCTAAGAAGGGAACCAAGTATCCTTTTCACAAACCTAACGCAGAATTTCTTATCATATTAG GACAATGGTGGAAGAGTGATGTGAATGCGGTTCGAGATGAAGTGCTTGCAATTGGAGCTGATGTCAATGCCTCTAATTCTTTATTGATAAATGGACAACCCGGTGATCTACTTCCATGCTCAAAATCAG GCACATTCAAGCTAACAGTGGATCATGGAAAGACATATCTTCTTCGCATAATCAATGCTGCGTTGCACGAGCCTCTCTTCTTCTCCGTTGCAAAGCATAAAATGACAGTGGTTGGAACAGATGGTAGCTACACGAAACCATTGACCCAAAATTACATCACAATATTTCCTGGCCAAACCTTCGATGTCTTACTAGAAGCTAACCAACGCCCGGATCACTATTACATGGCGGCTATAACTTATTCCGAAGCCCCGAcaggttttaatatttatgataacaCAACCACCACAGCTATTGTACAATACAGGGGATACTACACTCCATCTTCACCTCCCTTCTTGCCTCATTTACCTgcatacaatgacacaaatgcaTCGCTTCAGGTCATGGCCGGCCTCCGAAGCTTAGCAGATGCGGAACATCCTTGCAATGTCCCATTGAGCACGAGCACTAACCTATTTTACACCGTTTCTTTAAACTCGTTCCCATGCATCAATGATTCATGTTCAGGGGTCAATGGGACGCGGTCCGCCTCAAGTATAAACAACATAAGCTTCCATACCCCTACAATTGACATACTGGAAGCTTACTATTATAACATCAGTGGTGTATATGGAGATAAATTTCCTAGTGTTCCACCATTGGTGTTCAATTTTACATATGATTATCTTCCATTACTCTATCAATTGCCGAGCATTGGAACAGAAGTAAGGGTGCTCGAGTATAACTCCACAGTGGAGATTGTTTTTCAAGGGACAAACTTGGTTGGAGGGACAAACcaccccattcatctccatggACACAGTTTCTATGTTGTTGGATGGGGATCTGGGAATTTCGATGAAAATAGGGATCCTTTGCGCTACAATTTGGTGGATCCTCCCTATCAGAATACCATCTATGTTCCTAGGAATGGTTGGGCTGCAATCAGATTCGAGGCATCCAACCCTG GAGTGTGGTTCATGCACTGCCATATAGAACGCCATCTGAGTTGGGGCATGGAAACTGCGTTCATAGTGAAAAATGGTAAACACCCAGAAGCTCAAATGCTGCCCCCTCCATCCGACATGCCGCCATGTTGA
- the LOC117905636 gene encoding receptor-like serine/threonine-protein kinase ALE2 → MALTNAWGIGYIASMTQSKSSYSCSDVLLSSKRFSNLKLSFFSGWARGLAYHHEDSNPRVIDRDFKASNVLLEDDFSSKVSDFGLAREETEGSHHISTLVVGTFGYVASEYAMTGHLLVKSDVYSYGVVLLELLSGRKPVDMSQPPGRENLVV, encoded by the exons ATGGCGCTGACAAATGCTTGGGGCATAGGGTATATAGCATCCATGACCCAGTCCAAGTCTTCCTACTCCTGTTCTGATGTCCTACTATCTTCTAAGAGATTTTCAAATCTCAAGCTTAGTTTCTTCTCTGGTTGGG CAAGAGGATTGGCTTATCATCATGAAGATTCTAATCCTCGTGTAATTGATCGAGATTTTAAGGCCAGCAATGTCCTACTAGAAGATGATTTCAGCTCAAAGGTTTCAGATTTTGGGTTGGCAAGGGAAGAAACAGAAGGAAGTCATCATATATCTACTCTGGTCGTGGGAACTTTTGGGTATGTTGCTTCTGAATATGCAATGACAGGGCATCTACTTGTCAAAAGTGATGTATACAGTTATGGGGTCGTGTTGCTTGAGCTTCTCTCTGGAAGAAAACCAGTTGACATGTCCCAACCACCAGGACGGGAGAACCTAGTAGTCTGA